The following proteins are co-located in the Pedobacter frigiditerrae genome:
- a CDS encoding bile acid:sodium symporter family protein → MMYQFRRLCLLISILAGIALVIGGFTGNLHIWQPAAVTLAVSLAIGIGALESLKNYQYTAWIITAVVAGMIYPIAFLKWGSFDLRNKWLILVVVQFVMFGMGIQMGLKDFAGLASSGKGVIIGLLCHFSIMPLMGLLLVKVFHFETEIAAGIILIGSCSSGLASNVMVYIARANLVLSVAVTAIATLIAPFMTPLLMKLLAGTLIEIKFFNMMLEIIKIVIVPIGAALVHDYLKRATPKGISTIKIISIACVIWLGALYFGLWATLEQTFVNQEAMASVEIFSFFTGAFLVGVIYHLITLKIKNLDDIMPYISMFGIVYFTTVTTAAGRENLMKVGFLLFLASVIHNGAGYLFGYILSRVFGLDKKSSRTVAFEVGLQNGGMASGLAGSMGKLGTVGLAAAVFSPWMNISGSILANYWRKQALKEEENEQKNS, encoded by the coding sequence ATGATGTATCAATTCAGAAGGCTTTGTTTGTTAATTAGTATACTTGCTGGCATCGCATTAGTGATTGGTGGGTTTACAGGCAACCTCCATATTTGGCAACCTGCAGCTGTAACATTGGCTGTAAGTTTAGCCATTGGAATTGGAGCGCTGGAAAGTTTAAAAAATTACCAGTACACAGCGTGGATAATAACGGCAGTTGTTGCAGGAATGATTTATCCAATTGCATTTTTAAAATGGGGCAGTTTCGATTTAAGAAATAAATGGCTAATTCTAGTTGTTGTCCAGTTCGTAATGTTTGGTATGGGCATACAAATGGGATTAAAGGATTTTGCAGGTTTAGCCAGTAGTGGAAAAGGTGTGATTATTGGCTTGTTATGCCACTTTTCTATTATGCCTTTAATGGGTTTATTGCTCGTAAAGGTTTTTCATTTCGAAACGGAAATAGCTGCTGGCATCATTTTGATAGGTTCTTGTTCTAGCGGATTGGCCTCCAATGTGATGGTTTATATCGCCAGAGCAAATTTGGTATTATCTGTAGCAGTAACAGCAATAGCAACGCTGATAGCGCCATTTATGACTCCCTTATTGATGAAGTTATTAGCAGGGACTTTAATAGAAATTAAGTTTTTTAACATGATGTTGGAAATCATCAAAATTGTAATTGTGCCAATTGGTGCTGCTCTAGTTCACGATTATTTGAAAAGGGCCACCCCAAAAGGAATTAGCACAATTAAAATAATTTCTATTGCTTGTGTTATTTGGCTAGGGGCGTTGTATTTTGGCTTATGGGCTACTTTGGAGCAAACATTTGTCAATCAAGAGGCGATGGCATCTGTAGAAATTTTTAGTTTCTTCACAGGCGCATTTTTAGTTGGTGTGATTTATCACCTCATTACCTTAAAAATAAAAAACCTTGATGATATAATGCCTTATATTTCTATGTTTGGTATTGTGTATTTTACAACGGTTACAACAGCGGCAGGCAGAGAAAATTTAATGAAAGTTGGGTTTTTATTATTTTTAGCATCAGTTATTCATAACGGAGCTGGTTATTTGTTTGGCTATATATTAAGTAGAGTATTTGGGTTGGACAAAAAATCCTCAAGAACAGTGGCTTTTGAGGTAGGTTTACAAAATGGAGGTATGGCATCTGGACTAGCGGGTTCAATGGGTAAATTGGGTACAGTTGGTTTAGCGGCTGCGGTTTTTAGTCCTTGGATGAATATTTCAGGGTCTATCTTAGCTAACTATTGGAGAAAACAAGCATTAAAAGAGGAAGAAAATGAACAAAAAAATTCTTAA
- a CDS encoding L-ribulose-5-phosphate 4-epimerase: protein MSYTDIKEEAYIANMRLPKLNLVLFTFGNVSAADRARGVFAIKPSGVPYEDLTPEKMVIVDFEGNTVEGNLRPSSDTQTHAVLYKNWNDISGIVHTHSTYATAWAQAQLPIPIFGTTHADHLTVDIPCAPPMNDEMIKGNYEYETGFQIINHFKNLELSHKEVEMILVGNHAPFTWGKSAEKAVYNSAVLEAVAQMALLTQQINPSAPRLKDSLIQKHFERKHGAGAYYGQE from the coding sequence ATGAGTTATACAGACATAAAAGAAGAAGCTTATATCGCTAACATGCGATTGCCAAAATTGAATTTAGTATTATTCACCTTTGGTAATGTTAGCGCAGCTGATAGAGCAAGGGGCGTATTTGCCATTAAACCAAGTGGTGTACCTTATGAAGATTTAACGCCAGAGAAAATGGTGATTGTAGATTTCGAAGGTAACACGGTTGAAGGAAATTTAAGGCCTTCATCGGATACGCAAACTCACGCTGTTTTATACAAAAACTGGAATGACATTAGTGGAATTGTTCACACACATTCTACTTACGCAACAGCTTGGGCACAAGCTCAACTGCCTATTCCAATTTTCGGCACAACACATGCAGACCACTTAACAGTTGATATTCCTTGTGCACCGCCAATGAATGATGAAATGATTAAAGGTAATTACGAATATGAAACTGGTTTCCAAATCATCAATCACTTTAAAAACCTAGAATTAAGTCATAAAGAGGTGGAAATGATTTTAGTGGGTAACCACGCTCCTTTTACTTGGGGTAAATCTGCAGAAAAAGCAGTTTACAACAGTGCAGTTTTAGAAGCGGTAGCGCAAATGGCATTATTAACACAACAGATTAATCCAAGTGCACCTAGATTAAAAGATTCGTTGATACAAAAGCATTTTGAGCGTAAACACGGTGCTGGCGCTTATTATGGACAGGAATAA
- a CDS encoding DUF5703 domain-containing protein has translation MLFISLWFITQTQAQQQNVIWTSQSKNSSESMPVGGGDIGVNVWVENGAVYLYLSRSGTFDENNTLLKLGRVKLKLSPNPFEGKTFKQELILKDGYVQITGVKDDLNAQVNVWVDVFKPIVNLEVKANKNIIAEASYESWRFYDKLTKGRENQQNSYKWAPQGDVKTLKDKIAFKGNEIHFYHQNTNQTVFDVTVKQQGLESYKSTMFNPLKGLIFGGSMSGKNMITSGMYDGNYLGTPFQAWKLKSAKPAKSHLVLIALNISNNSIDEWNSNLDDLKYKSTANYLKAQQTTKTWWNNYWNKSFIYINSSDTLANQVGKNYQLFRYMLGANAKGNWPTKFNGGLFTYDPILTDTSFKFTPDFRNWGGGAHTAQNQRLVYWPMLKSGDFEMMKPQFDFYLNILKNAEIRTEAAWGHKGGSFTEQIENFGLPNPTEYGWKRPADFNKGMEYNAWLEYEWDTVLEFCMMILETERYNGENIQKYMPLIESSLTFFKEHYTYLAKQRGAKALDANGYLVLYPGSAAETYKMAYNATSTIAGLKTVLQRLIELKSASEEQKQNWKAMLNTIPPISFREFNGKPTISPAKLWERINNAESPQLYPVFPWGIYGVGKPGLDTAINTYQLDTDVLKFRSHIGWKQDNIFAAKLGLTEEAARLTILKLKDSGRRFPAFWGPGYDWTPDHNWGGSGMIGLQEMLMQCDGAKIMLFPAWPKTWDVHFKLHAPYQTTVEGTLKNGKVESLKVMPEVRTKDIMLMIE, from the coding sequence GTGCTCTTCATTTCTCTGTGGTTCATAACTCAAACACAAGCACAACAACAAAACGTAATCTGGACTAGTCAAAGTAAAAACTCATCAGAATCTATGCCTGTTGGAGGTGGGGATATAGGGGTAAACGTTTGGGTTGAAAATGGAGCAGTTTATCTTTATCTATCGCGAAGCGGAACCTTCGACGAAAATAATACATTACTAAAATTAGGCAGAGTAAAACTGAAATTAAGTCCAAATCCTTTTGAAGGAAAAACCTTTAAACAAGAATTGATTTTAAAAGATGGATATGTTCAAATTACTGGGGTAAAGGATGATTTAAATGCTCAAGTAAATGTTTGGGTAGATGTTTTTAAACCTATTGTAAATCTTGAAGTTAAAGCAAATAAAAATATAATTGCTGAAGCTAGTTACGAGAGCTGGCGTTTTTATGATAAATTAACAAAAGGAAGAGAAAATCAACAAAATTCTTACAAGTGGGCGCCACAAGGTGATGTAAAAACACTAAAAGATAAAATTGCTTTTAAAGGAAATGAAATTCATTTTTATCATCAAAACACAAATCAAACTGTGTTTGATGTCACTGTAAAACAGCAAGGTTTAGAAAGTTATAAATCCACTATGTTTAATCCATTGAAAGGATTAATTTTTGGTGGTTCGATGAGCGGAAAAAATATGATCACATCAGGAATGTATGATGGCAATTATTTGGGAACTCCATTTCAAGCTTGGAAGTTAAAAAGCGCAAAACCTGCAAAATCTCATTTGGTTTTAATTGCTTTAAACATATCAAACAACTCAATTGACGAATGGAACTCAAACTTGGATGATTTAAAGTATAAATCAACTGCAAATTATCTAAAAGCGCAACAGACAACTAAAACTTGGTGGAACAATTACTGGAACAAAAGTTTCATCTACATCAATTCATCAGATACTTTAGCCAATCAGGTTGGCAAAAATTACCAATTGTTTAGGTATATGTTGGGTGCAAATGCCAAAGGTAATTGGCCTACAAAATTTAATGGTGGGCTTTTTACTTATGACCCAATACTAACCGATACCTCATTTAAATTCACACCTGATTTTAGAAATTGGGGTGGAGGAGCGCATACCGCACAAAATCAACGTTTGGTGTATTGGCCAATGTTAAAAAGCGGCGATTTTGAAATGATGAAACCTCAATTTGATTTCTATTTAAACATCCTTAAAAATGCAGAAATTAGAACAGAAGCAGCTTGGGGCCATAAAGGAGGAAGTTTTACAGAGCAAATAGAGAACTTCGGTCTGCCAAATCCCACAGAATATGGATGGAAACGCCCAGCAGATTTTAACAAGGGAATGGAATACAATGCTTGGTTGGAGTATGAATGGGATACTGTGTTAGAGTTTTGTATGATGATTTTGGAAACCGAACGTTATAATGGGGAGAATATTCAAAAATATATGCCCTTGATAGAAAGTAGCCTTACTTTTTTCAAAGAGCATTACACTTATTTAGCTAAACAAAGAGGAGCGAAGGCATTAGATGCAAACGGGTACTTGGTTTTATATCCAGGTTCTGCTGCAGAAACGTATAAAATGGCTTACAACGCCACCTCAACAATAGCTGGATTAAAAACTGTTTTACAGCGATTAATAGAATTAAAATCAGCTTCTGAAGAACAAAAGCAGAATTGGAAAGCGATGCTAAATACCATTCCGCCAATTAGTTTTAGAGAGTTTAATGGAAAACCAACTATTTCTCCTGCAAAGCTTTGGGAGCGAATTAACAATGCGGAAAGTCCACAGTTGTATCCTGTTTTTCCATGGGGGATTTATGGGGTTGGTAAACCTGGATTAGATACCGCAATAAACACTTACCAATTAGATACTGATGTTTTGAAATTCAGAAGTCACATAGGTTGGAAACAAGATAATATTTTTGCGGCTAAACTAGGTTTAACAGAAGAAGCAGCTCGATTAACAATTTTGAAATTAAAAGACTCAGGAAGAAGGTTTCCAGCTTTTTGGGGACCAGGATATGATTGGACACCAGACCATAATTGGGGCGGTTCTGGAATGATTGGCTTGCAAGAAATGTTAATGCAATGCGATGGAGCAAAGATTATGCTTTTTCCTGCTTGGCCAAAAACTTGGGATGTACATTTTAAATTGCATGCACCATACCAAACCACAGTTGAAGGAACTTTAAAAAATGGGAAAGTAGAAAGCTTAAAGGTTATGCCAGAAGTAAGAACAAAAGATATAATGCTAATGATAGAATGA
- a CDS encoding zinc-binding alcohol dehydrogenase family protein, whose amino-acid sequence MKTLTCTTPGTFEYSATEKPQLEKGQAIIKIKRIGICGTDLHAFEGTQPFFNYPRVLGHELAGELVEVDGNDDFKVGEKVTFIPYFNCGECIACRMNKPNCCAKIQVCGVHVDGGMREYLSVPSKTLLHGEDLSYDELALVEPLAIGAHGVRRAGVQQDEFVLVIGAGPIGLGTMEFARIAGAKVIALDINNDRLAFCKDKLKVAHTINALDTDVVEQLSKITNGDMPTVVIDATGNQKAINNAINYMAHGARFVLIGLQKGDLIFNHPEFHKRESTLMSSRNATIEDFEHVIASMKKGLVNPTTYITHQVDFDNVKAEFANWLDPKNGVIKAMVKLD is encoded by the coding sequence ATGAAAACCCTAACCTGCACAACTCCCGGTACTTTCGAATATTCAGCAACTGAAAAGCCTCAGTTAGAAAAAGGTCAGGCCATTATTAAAATTAAGCGCATTGGTATCTGCGGAACTGATTTACACGCATTTGAAGGTACACAGCCATTCTTCAACTATCCAAGAGTTTTAGGTCACGAACTTGCTGGAGAACTAGTTGAAGTTGATGGCAATGACGATTTTAAAGTTGGCGAAAAAGTAACTTTCATCCCATATTTTAATTGCGGCGAATGTATTGCTTGCAGAATGAACAAGCCAAATTGCTGTGCAAAAATTCAAGTTTGTGGCGTTCATGTTGATGGTGGAATGCGAGAATACCTTTCTGTTCCTTCTAAAACATTACTACATGGAGAAGATTTAAGCTATGATGAATTGGCTTTAGTTGAGCCTCTAGCAATTGGTGCTCATGGGGTTCGAAGAGCCGGAGTTCAACAAGATGAATTTGTTTTGGTAATTGGTGCTGGACCAATTGGTTTAGGTACAATGGAATTTGCCAGAATAGCAGGGGCGAAGGTAATCGCCTTAGACATAAACAACGATAGATTGGCGTTTTGTAAGGATAAATTAAAAGTTGCTCACACAATTAATGCCTTAGATACAGATGTGGTTGAGCAATTAAGCAAGATTACCAATGGCGATATGCCAACCGTTGTAATTGATGCGACAGGAAACCAAAAGGCAATTAACAATGCCATTAATTACATGGCTCATGGAGCAAGATTTGTGTTGATTGGTTTGCAAAAAGGCGATTTAATATTTAATCACCCAGAGTTTCATAAACGTGAATCTACTTTAATGAGCAGCAGAAATGCAACCATTGAAGATTTTGAACACGTCATAGCCTCAATGAAAAAAGGTTTGGTTAACCCTACGACTTACATTACGCATCAAGTTGATTTTGATAATGTTAAAGCTGAGTTCGCCAATTGGCTCGACCCAAAAAATGGAGTAATTAAAGCGATGGTGAAGTTGGATTAA
- a CDS encoding sodium:solute symporter family transporter — MNNLTGIDYAVFIFYFILISGYGYWIYSRKKNKEVSGSHDFFLAEGSLTWWAIGASLIASNISAEQFIGMSGQGFQVGIAVAAYEWVAAIALIIVAVWFIPVYLKNKIYTMPQFLQTRYNETVSLIMAVFWLFLYIFVNLTSILYLGSIAISSMVDPMYFKYIVIGLAAFSLLITLGGMKVIGFTDVIQVVVLIVGGLVTTYIALTMVSDHFGLGRDAIAGFKMLMKDSPDHFKMVLAKPDANSTQEYVNKYLALPGIAMYFAGQWIVNLNYWGCNQYITQRALGADLKTARTGILFAGFLKLGMPIIVMLPGIAAYVLHRNGALQHEMAPDGKVIADNAYSAVLTFLPTGLKGLSLAALTAAIVASLAGKANSISTIWTLDIYKKYINKAADDKKLVVVGRWSILAAIIISVILTWDDLLGIGGEGGFTFIQKYTGFISPGVFAMFILGMFWKRTTGTAAIAGLVTGFLLSVVFNNYAPTWFGPDNFLYTAYINKDGVYEIPFLICMGLSFMFTMIVMVGLSLLGPKVNPKAFELDKSMFKVAPSTLVLIVITLLMITLIYVKFW, encoded by the coding sequence ATGAACAATTTAACAGGGATAGATTACGCAGTATTTATCTTTTACTTTATCCTAATATCTGGCTACGGATATTGGATTTACAGTCGCAAAAAAAACAAGGAAGTATCTGGCAGCCATGATTTCTTCTTAGCCGAAGGTTCTTTAACCTGGTGGGCAATTGGAGCATCATTAATTGCATCAAATATCTCGGCCGAACAATTTATCGGTATGAGTGGTCAGGGTTTTCAAGTTGGTATCGCAGTAGCAGCTTATGAGTGGGTAGCAGCAATCGCATTAATTATTGTGGCTGTTTGGTTTATACCTGTTTACTTAAAGAATAAAATCTATACCATGCCTCAGTTTCTACAAACGAGGTATAACGAGACCGTAAGTTTAATTATGGCCGTTTTTTGGTTGTTTTTATACATTTTTGTTAACCTAACCTCAATTTTATACTTAGGTTCTATAGCTATAAGTAGCATGGTAGACCCAATGTATTTCAAATACATTGTAATTGGTTTGGCTGCTTTCTCTTTGTTAATTACGCTTGGAGGTATGAAAGTAATTGGCTTTACCGATGTAATTCAAGTTGTGGTATTAATTGTAGGTGGTTTAGTTACAACTTACATCGCCTTAACTATGGTAAGTGACCACTTTGGATTGGGTAGAGATGCAATTGCGGGTTTCAAAATGTTAATGAAAGATTCGCCAGACCACTTTAAAATGGTTTTGGCAAAGCCTGATGCAAATTCTACTCAAGAGTATGTAAACAAATATTTAGCATTGCCTGGTATTGCCATGTATTTTGCTGGTCAGTGGATTGTGAACTTAAACTACTGGGGCTGTAATCAATACATTACGCAAAGAGCATTAGGTGCAGATTTAAAAACTGCTAGAACAGGTATTTTATTTGCTGGATTTTTGAAATTAGGTATGCCTATTATTGTAATGTTACCAGGTATTGCGGCTTACGTATTACACAGAAATGGGGCGCTACAACACGAAATGGCACCAGATGGTAAAGTAATTGCAGACAATGCTTATTCGGCTGTGCTAACTTTTTTACCAACTGGATTAAAAGGTCTATCATTGGCAGCCTTAACAGCAGCAATTGTAGCTTCATTGGCCGGTAAGGCAAATAGTATTTCTACCATTTGGACGTTGGATATTTACAAAAAATACATCAACAAAGCAGCGGATGATAAAAAACTTGTTGTTGTTGGTAGATGGAGTATCCTAGCAGCTATTATTATTTCTGTAATATTAACTTGGGACGATTTATTAGGAATTGGTGGCGAAGGAGGATTTACTTTCATCCAAAAATATACTGGTTTTATTAGTCCTGGTGTATTTGCGATGTTTATTTTAGGTATGTTCTGGAAACGTACCACAGGAACCGCAGCAATTGCTGGTTTAGTTACTGGATTTTTACTTTCGGTAGTGTTTAATAACTATGCACCAACTTGGTTTGGACCAGATAATTTCTTGTACACCGCTTACATTAATAAAGATGGCGTTTACGAAATTCCATTCTTAATTTGTATGGGTTTATCTTTTATGTTTACCATGATTGTAATGGTAGGATTGAGTTTATTAGGTCCTAAAGTTAATCCTAAAGCATTCGAATTAGACAAATCGATGTTTAAAGTTGCACCTTCTACTTTGGTATTAATCGTAATTACTTTATTGATGATTACGCTGATATACGTTAAGTTCTGGTAG
- a CDS encoding SDR family oxidoreductase, producing the protein MNLNLKDKVIIITGGAKGIGKAMAELFAMEEAIAVVVGRKAADNLIVTDAINANGGKAFQFVAELAKPEDCEAVIKAIIAQFGKIDGLVNNAGVNDGVGLENGNYEDFMSSLHKNVVHYYLMAHYALPELIKSKGAIVNITSKTGETGQGNTSAYAAANGGRNALTREWAVELLKYGIRVNAIMVAECWTPAYETWIETLPNAQEKLAEITAKIPLENRMTTAEEIANMAAFLMSDKSSHTTGQIIHVDGGYVHLDRALANA; encoded by the coding sequence ATGAATTTAAACTTAAAAGATAAAGTAATCATCATTACTGGTGGTGCAAAAGGAATTGGAAAAGCAATGGCAGAGCTATTTGCTATGGAAGAAGCAATTGCTGTAGTTGTTGGTCGTAAAGCAGCTGATAACTTAATAGTTACCGATGCCATTAATGCAAATGGAGGTAAAGCTTTTCAGTTTGTAGCAGAATTGGCTAAACCCGAAGATTGTGAAGCCGTGATTAAAGCGATTATAGCGCAGTTTGGTAAAATCGACGGCTTGGTAAACAACGCAGGAGTTAACGACGGCGTAGGTCTTGAAAATGGTAATTACGAAGATTTTATGTCGTCGTTGCATAAAAATGTGGTGCATTACTATTTAATGGCTCACTATGCTTTGCCAGAATTAATTAAATCTAAAGGTGCAATTGTAAACATTACTTCAAAAACTGGAGAAACCGGACAAGGAAATACTTCAGCATATGCTGCGGCAAATGGAGGTAGAAATGCATTAACAAGGGAATGGGCAGTCGAACTATTGAAATACGGTATTCGTGTAAATGCAATCATGGTTGCCGAATGTTGGACACCTGCTTATGAAACCTGGATTGAAACTTTACCAAATGCCCAAGAGAAATTGGCAGAAATTACTGCTAAAATTCCGTTGGAAAATAGAATGACAACAGCTGAGGAAATTGCAAATATGGCTGCATTCTTAATGTCTGATAAATCTAGTCATACCACTGGACAAATTATTCATGTTGATGGCGGTTATGTGCATCTAGACAGAGCATTGGCAAACGCGTAA
- the araA gene encoding L-arabinose isomerase — protein MIDLKKLQVWFITGTQDLYGEETLKQVAIHAQQVAEALNKEGKISVSVVYKPIVKTPDQIFETLQQANVDKNCIGVITWMHTFSPAKMWIRGLNILQKPLLHLHTQFNRDIPWSTIDMDFMNLNQSAHGDREFGFMVSRMRKDRKVVVGHWQDAEVIGQIDTWARAAAGWNDWQGAKFARFGDNMRYVAVTDGDKVEAEMKFGFSVNTYGIGDLVALINAVSDADVKALVAEYEATYTMADDLKTGGTRHSSVYDAAKIEIGLRKFLVDGNFKGFSDTFEDLHGMIQLPGIAAQRLMEDGYGFAGEGDWKTAALVRACKVMGAGLAGGNAFMEDYTYHFDPSNSMVLGSHMLEIDSSLAKGKASLEVHPLGIGGKADPARLVFNVAGGSALNASLIDMGNRFRLLVNEVEAVEAENDLPNLPVARVLWKPLPDMKTGCAAWIYAGGAHHTVYSQNLTTEHLLDFANIAGLEYINIGADTKINQFRNELHWNEVFYK, from the coding sequence ATGATTGATTTAAAGAAACTTCAAGTTTGGTTCATCACTGGAACACAAGATTTATACGGAGAAGAAACCTTAAAACAGGTTGCAATACACGCTCAACAAGTAGCTGAAGCATTAAATAAAGAAGGAAAAATATCAGTGTCTGTGGTTTACAAGCCTATCGTAAAAACACCAGACCAGATATTTGAAACCTTACAACAAGCTAACGTTGATAAAAATTGTATTGGCGTAATTACTTGGATGCATACCTTTTCTCCTGCTAAAATGTGGATTAGAGGTTTAAACATCCTTCAAAAACCTTTATTGCACTTACACACTCAATTCAATCGTGATATTCCTTGGAGTACCATCGATATGGATTTCATGAACTTAAACCAAAGTGCTCACGGCGATAGAGAATTCGGTTTCATGGTTTCGCGTATGCGCAAAGACCGTAAAGTGGTAGTTGGACATTGGCAAGATGCAGAAGTTATTGGTCAGATTGATACTTGGGCAAGAGCAGCAGCTGGATGGAACGATTGGCAAGGTGCTAAGTTTGCTCGTTTTGGCGACAATATGCGTTATGTTGCTGTTACCGATGGCGATAAAGTGGAAGCTGAAATGAAATTTGGCTTTTCGGTAAACACTTACGGTATTGGCGATTTAGTAGCACTAATTAACGCAGTAAGCGATGCTGATGTTAAAGCCTTAGTTGCAGAATATGAGGCAACTTATACAATGGCAGACGATTTAAAAACTGGTGGTACTAGACATTCCTCAGTTTATGATGCAGCTAAAATAGAAATCGGCCTAAGAAAATTCTTGGTAGACGGTAATTTTAAAGGTTTCTCTGATACTTTTGAAGATTTACACGGGATGATTCAGTTACCTGGAATTGCTGCACAACGTTTAATGGAAGATGGTTACGGTTTTGCAGGAGAGGGCGATTGGAAAACTGCTGCTTTGGTACGTGCTTGTAAAGTAATGGGTGCTGGTTTAGCAGGTGGTAATGCTTTTATGGAAGATTATACTTATCATTTCGATCCATCAAACTCAATGGTGTTAGGCTCGCACATGTTAGAGATTGATTCTTCTTTGGCAAAAGGAAAAGCAAGTCTAGAGGTGCATCCATTAGGCATTGGTGGTAAAGCAGACCCAGCTCGTTTGGTATTTAACGTGGCTGGAGGTAGTGCTTTAAATGCATCTTTAATTGATATGGGTAATCGTTTCCGTTTGTTGGTAAACGAAGTTGAAGCGGTTGAAGCTGAAAATGATTTACCAAATTTACCAGTAGCTAGAGTTTTATGGAAACCTTTACCAGATATGAAAACCGGTTGTGCAGCTTGGATTTATGCTGGTGGTGCTCACCATACAGTTTATAGTCAAAACTTAACAACCGAACATTTATTAGATTTTGCAAATATTGCTGGTTTAGAATACATCAATATTGGTGCAGACACAAAAATCAATCAATTTAGAAATGAGCTTCACTGGAATGAAGTATTTTATAAATAA
- a CDS encoding sialate O-acetylesterase, translating into MNKKILNSFVIVGLLALSSTAFATVKPASIFTDHMVLQQQSNVAIWGWAKPSSTVKITTSWNKKLYTASADATGKFKIKVSTPKAGGPFEISLNDGELLVLKDILIGEVWFCGGQSNMEMPLKGFKNQPILGSNETILKSKNPNIRIYTVPRSSLTTRQENSKPSDWKVAGPEAVSNFSATAYYFGSLLSEMLDVPVGLIGDSYGGSTIEAWMSSDDLKAFPEVKIPLPTDTIKEVSRTPTTLYNGMLHPVIGYGIKGAIWYQGESNVDKPDRYEDLFPAMVSNWRKAWGMGEFPFYYAQIAPNKYKPIVNNPKSNSAFLRDAQRKSLTKIPNSGMAVLMDIGDANTIHPANKKDVGSRLAYQALAQTYGVKGFGFASPDYQSITIDKDKAVINFKNVPNGLTSFGKDLTLFEIAGEDKKFYPATAKITGSSVTVTSSEVKAPVAVRYAFKDFLIGDLFGNDGLPVSSFRTDSWDY; encoded by the coding sequence ATGAACAAAAAAATTCTTAATTCATTTGTAATTGTTGGGTTATTGGCATTGTCATCAACGGCGTTTGCTACAGTTAAACCTGCATCAATTTTTACCGACCATATGGTTTTACAGCAACAAAGTAATGTTGCCATTTGGGGATGGGCAAAACCATCATCAACTGTTAAAATTACCACATCGTGGAATAAAAAACTCTATACGGCATCGGCTGATGCCACAGGAAAATTTAAAATCAAAGTATCAACTCCTAAAGCTGGCGGACCATTTGAAATCAGTCTTAATGATGGCGAATTACTGGTTTTGAAAGATATTTTAATAGGAGAGGTTTGGTTTTGTGGTGGGCAATCTAATATGGAAATGCCATTGAAAGGCTTTAAAAATCAGCCCATTTTAGGTTCTAATGAAACCATTCTAAAATCTAAGAATCCTAACATCAGAATTTATACCGTACCGCGTTCATCACTTACAACCAGACAAGAAAATAGTAAACCATCAGATTGGAAAGTTGCAGGACCAGAAGCGGTTTCGAACTTCAGTGCCACTGCCTATTATTTTGGTTCGCTATTGAGTGAGATGTTGGACGTGCCAGTAGGTCTTATAGGCGATAGTTACGGCGGTTCAACTATAGAAGCTTGGATGTCGTCAGATGATTTGAAAGCTTTTCCAGAAGTTAAAATCCCATTACCAACAGACACTATTAAAGAGGTGAGCAGAACACCAACTACTTTGTACAATGGTATGTTGCATCCAGTAATTGGTTATGGCATTAAAGGCGCAATCTGGTATCAAGGGGAGTCTAATGTAGATAAGCCAGATAGGTATGAAGATTTATTCCCAGCAATGGTAAGCAATTGGAGAAAAGCTTGGGGAATGGGCGAATTTCCCTTTTATTATGCACAAATAGCTCCAAATAAATATAAGCCGATTGTTAATAACCCAAAATCAAATTCAGCTTTTTTAAGAGACGCACAGCGAAAATCCTTAACCAAAATTCCAAATAGCGGAATGGCAGTTTTAATGGATATCGGAGATGCTAACACAATTCATCCTGCAAACAAAAAAGATGTTGGTTCACGCCTTGCTTATCAAGCTTTAGCGCAAACTTATGGTGTAAAAGGATTTGGTTTTGCAAGTCCAGATTATCAATCTATAACCATTGATAAAGATAAAGCCGTAATTAACTTCAAGAATGTTCCAAACGGATTAACTTCATTTGGAAAAGATTTAACTTTATTTGAAATAGCAGGAGAAGACAAGAAGTTTTACCCTGCTACAGCTAAAATCACAGGAAGTAGTGTTACAGTCACATCATCAGAAGTTAAGGCTCCAGTTGCTGTTCGGTATGCTTTTAAGGACTTCTTAATTGGAGATTTGTTTGGTAATGATGGTTTGCCAGTTTCATCATTTAGAACTGATAGTTGGGATTATTAA